One segment of Natronosalvus halobius DNA contains the following:
- a CDS encoding phosphotransferase family protein, protein MDDVPEARALSASAVEKFVEMVDPTLELRDATPVERGFCSVYRLEAVDDGGSRPLYLKASPDGKTWGIPDEARIQAVLDAHTSIPVPEVLGVLDDHETLPAPCYLMEALPGEALPYEDVCHLEDDTLSRLARETGEYLAELHAVPAVERFGHVRRDGPDLVGGRPECEPSALTVGDLRATWPEFLQSYVDRELERHADSRFSPLTPDLRRWIEARIDALERPFDPVLGRNDHGLHNLLVESEAGEITAMLDWGYTLAVPAAFDFEFAAYLYSGAFLAGLSGVSDRRPLVREAMLSGYRTARPDRADAVSTPEPLYELVAMVRIMNDFEHLEVPDGSERAVMDRIEADARAIFESQNRAPSRAE, encoded by the coding sequence CGTTCCCGAAGCACGAGCACTGTCGGCGTCGGCCGTCGAGAAGTTCGTCGAGATGGTCGACCCAACGCTCGAGCTTCGAGACGCGACCCCGGTCGAACGCGGCTTCTGTTCGGTCTACCGTCTCGAGGCCGTCGATGACGGCGGTTCGCGGCCCCTGTACCTGAAGGCCTCGCCCGACGGGAAAACGTGGGGAATCCCCGACGAGGCGCGCATCCAGGCCGTCCTGGACGCCCACACGTCGATCCCGGTCCCCGAAGTGCTCGGCGTCCTGGACGACCACGAGACGCTCCCTGCTCCGTGTTACCTGATGGAGGCATTGCCCGGCGAGGCGCTGCCCTACGAGGACGTGTGCCACCTCGAGGACGACACCCTCTCGCGACTCGCACGGGAGACGGGCGAGTACCTGGCCGAGTTACACGCAGTGCCGGCGGTCGAGCGGTTCGGTCACGTCCGTCGCGACGGGCCCGACCTCGTCGGCGGGCGGCCCGAGTGCGAGCCGTCGGCCCTGACGGTTGGAGATCTGCGGGCCACCTGGCCGGAGTTTCTGCAGTCGTACGTCGACCGCGAACTAGAGCGCCACGCCGATTCCCGTTTTTCGCCGCTTACACCCGATTTGCGGCGGTGGATCGAGGCGAGAATCGATGCCCTGGAGAGGCCGTTCGATCCCGTTCTGGGCCGCAACGATCACGGCTTACACAACCTCCTCGTCGAGTCCGAGGCGGGCGAGATCACGGCGATGCTCGACTGGGGCTACACCCTCGCCGTCCCGGCGGCGTTCGATTTCGAGTTCGCCGCCTACCTCTACAGCGGCGCCTTCCTGGCGGGGCTGTCCGGCGTGTCGGATCGGCGACCCCTCGTCCGCGAGGCGATGCTGTCGGGGTACCGGACGGCGAGGCCGGATCGAGCGGACGCGGTTTCGACCCCCGAGCCGCTCTACGAACTGGTCGCGATGGTCCGCATCATGAACGACTTCGAGCATCTCGAGGTGCCCGACGGGAGCGAACGCGCGGTGATGGACCGTATCGAGGCGGATGCTCGAGCAATTTTCGAGAGCCAGAACAGAGCGCCTTCCCGTGCGGAATAA